The following nucleotide sequence is from Peribacillus sp. ACCC06369.
TTGTTTTTTTGTAAGTAACATAATTTGTAAATCCCCTTTGTAAAATATTATTATTTATATGATTCTTTTTTTAAAGCCAAAACCGCAGTTTCAATAGACTTATTATGTTCAAAGTAGAACATTAGATAACCCGGTGTTTTGGCGTTCGGCTTTACTCTTTTCATCTTAAATCCTTTTGCCATAAGCCAATTAGCAACATCAATTGAGAACACTGGAAAATCATTCATTTTATATCCTCCGTTTATAAAAAACTAGTAATA
It contains:
- a CDS encoding DUF5659 domain-containing protein — its product is MNDFPVFSIDVANWLMAKGFKMKRVKPNAKTPGYLMFYFEHNKSIETAVLALKKESYK